Sequence from the Penaeus chinensis breed Huanghai No. 1 chromosome 5, ASM1920278v2, whole genome shotgun sequence genome:
GTCGTTGTAGTGCTTGTAGATGTACTTGTAGTGGTTGTAGTGCTTGTAGATGTACTTGTAGTGGTTGTAGTGCTTGTAGATGTACTTGTAGTGGTTGTAGTGCTTGTAGATGTGCTTGTAGATGTACTTGTAGTGGTAGATGTACTTGTAGTTGTAGTGCTTGTAGATGTGCTTGTAGATGTACTTGTAGTGGTTGTAGTGCTTGTAGATGTGCTTGTAGATGTACTTGTGGTGGTTGTAGTGCTTGTAGATGTGCTTGTAGATGTACTTGTAGTGGTAGATGTACTTGTAGTGGTTGTAGTGCTTGTAGATGTGCTTGTAGATGTACTTGTAGTGGTAGATGTacttgttgtagttgtagtgctTGTAGATGTGCTTGTAGATGTACTTGTGGTGGTTGTAGTGCTTGTAGATGTGCTTGTAGATGTACTTGTAGTGGTAGATGTACTTGTAGTGGTTGTAGTGCTTGTAGATGTGCTTGTAGATGTGCTTGTAGATGTACTTGTAGTTGTAGTGCTTGTAGATGTACTTGTAGTGGTTGTAGTGCTTGTAGATGTGCTTGTAGATGTACTTGTGGTGGTTGTAGTGCTTGTAGATGTGCTTGTAGATGTACTTGTAGTGGTAGATGTACTTGTAGTGGTTGTAGTGCTTGTAGATGTGCTTGTAGATGTACTTGTAGTGGTAGATGTacttgttgtagttgtagtgctTGTAGATGTGCTTGTAGATGTACTTGTAGTGGTTGTAGTGCTTGTAGATGTacttgtagttgttgtagtgctTGTAGATGTGCTTGTAGATGTACTTGTAGTGGTTGTAGTGCTTGTAGATGTGCTTGTAGACGTACTTGTAGTGCTTGTAGATGTACTTGTAGTGGTTGTAGTGCTTGTAGATGTACTTGTAGTTGTAGTGCTTGTAGATGTGCTTGTAGATGTACTTGTAGTTGTAGTGCTTGTAGATGTACTTGTAGTGGTTGTAGACGTTGAAGTAGAAGTGCTTGTCGATGTCGTTGTAGTTGAAGTGCTTGTAGACGTTGACGTTGAAGTGCTTGTAGTTGTGGTGCTTGTAGATGTgctcgtagtagttgtagtacttgTGGATGTACTTGTAGTGGTTGTAGACGTTGAAGTCGAAGTGCTTGTCGATGTCGATGTAGTTGAAGTGCTTGTGGACGTTGATGTTGACGTACTTGTAGTTGTAGTGCTTGTAGATGTgctcgtagtagttgtagtgctTGTGGATGTACTTGTAGTTGTTGTAGACGTTGAAGTTGAAGTGCTTGTAGATGTAGTGCTTGTAGATGTgcttgtagtagttgtagtggatGTAGACGTAGAAGTTGAAGTGGATGTAGATGTACTTGTAGTAGTTGTTGACGTAGAGGTTGACGTGCTTGTAGAGGTAGTTGTAGTACTCGTTGATGTGcttgttgtagttgtagaagtTGAAGTACTTGTCGACGTACTCGTAGTAGTCGTAGTGCTTGTGGACGTAGAAGTAGACGTACTTGTAGAAGTCGACGTAGAAGTGGTTGTGGTAGAGGTTGAGGTCGACGTGctggtgctagtagtagtagaggtTGAAGTTGTGGTCGAAGTTGTAGTCGTAGGCATCGGGGTGGTGGGTGTGGTCATGTCTGAAACGGAAGGACAGGCGTCAGATTTAGAGAAGGTGGGAGATGAGGGAATGAATCTGGAAAATATAAAAGCACTTGTTTGCATACACttagagatatgtatacatgtatactgtatacgcacacacgtatctatacgtacgtacatacatacatacatacatacatacacacacacaaacatacacacacacacacacacatatatatatatttatatatatattatatattatatatatacatatatatacacattatatatatatatatatatatatatatatatatatattatatatatatatatatatatatatatatatatatatatatatgtgtgtgtgtgtgtgtgtgtgtgtgtgtgtgtgtgtgtgtgtgtgtgtgtgagtgtatacgtttgtgtatatgtatatgtgatatatacatacatatatgtatgtatatatgtatatatatacatacatatatgtatgtatatatgtatatatatacatacacacacacacacacaccacatacacacacacacacacacacacacacacacacacacatatatatatatatatatatatatatttgtgtgcgtgtgtttgtgtgtgtgtgcatgtgtctatgtgtctatatgtacacacacacacacacacacacacacacagacacacacacacacacacacacatacagatgtgtgtgtatatatatatatatatatatatatatatatatatatatatatatatatataaacacatactgtacacacacacacacatacacacacacacacacacacacacacacacacacacacacacatatatatatatatatgtttgtgtgtgtacatatacacacacacacacacacacacacacacatataaataaatatatatatatatataaagaagaaaaaataacactatTCAACAATATTTACTTAATTTCTGTTTGACGGACTAGTATTTAAAAATCTGGCATGTTTTAAAAAATTGCAAGTTACTAAGTTTGAAAAGTAGTACGTACTACTTATTCAcacatttttaaattaatttacaGTTAGGTGCTGGGTCTGTACTCATGAAAGGTCTtaaaatatttgtctatataaaaagaaaatctttGACTCCTCCCGAAAATATCATTGACACCTTATCTTTACCCAGGACTTGCCCAAAGCGTATGCCAGATCAGGAGGTATTTAAACAGGTCTGAAGAGACGCGGAGAACATTCATGCAAACAAAGAACCCAGTAGCGGATAACAATGGTTCAGTCAGAATAAATTGTATATACGTGAATACGTGAATGACTGCTACCACTGATAGAACTCAGAAGGGTCCCACTAAGTCAGACTTTACCATGTGGATTCATGTTATCGAGTCAAATTTCAAAATACGAAAAATCACAACAGCTATAATTCGTTCCGAACAGAAACACAGTCCCGTGTACATAAAGATTAAAATGAAATGAAGTAATCAAAGCGGATGTTTCATTTCCTGATGAGGAACTATTGGCGTTTTCGAAGCGTCACAATTTAATGTCCTTTCTTCTTGTGGCTGTATTCCTTTTCACAATTCGCACTGTTTTAGCTCGTGTGCACAGTGGCGCAGAGGGCTCAGGCTGCCAAGTGCTGATCtagtatttttttgcttttaaataTTAATTTACCACAGACGTACCGGGAAGAATGGGCTGTTTACGAAGCCTGTtgccattattttctttctttctttctttttaatacacaGGGACAGATCTTCAACGTCAACTGACAAGGAACCGGTAATTATATGCTGCTGTacttaatgataaaacaaaagtggtatgattttcttttttttcttttttttcttttgcaagtGCAATCAAAGAAAGATATTACTTTAGACTAAAACATTTGTTTTATCTTAAGTATCAAATATATCAATCATTCTATTTTCAGATTTATAAATATCTTAAGATACTTACTTCCAGCCACCTTGCAGTGACATAACTGGCCATTCTTTATAACCTCTTTTATTATCCATCCTGGTGTCTGTTgggaattttttaaaataaagaaattactgagaaaaagatcaagaagtatacatacaaacacgcatacacatatatgacattatatatatatatatatatatattatgtatgtatatgtgtgtgtgtgacaacatacacgcacatattacaatatctttatgtaaatataatcattacaatcattacatGTCTATaccaaaataaatcatatataatgattacatatattatttgtgcACATATAGCATTATGATGTTACTGTATTATACTAATAACATGGtacaataacataaaaattattataattattacattctGGTAAGTACAGCTGCCCGAATAAATTCGCGGCCACACTAGAATTTCGAACCTGGATATTATCTGGCAATACTGTAGTGCATTCAAAAATAATGTGTGCCTTGTTCTTAACTAAACaaatttaaaaagttttttttcttcacatagaTTTTAACATTTGAAATTAAACACAAAACAGTATATGAAAATGTTTGTACGTTTGTTAATGCCCTGAGCTATACATCTTACAATATACACGCTGTAAGTCGAATGTtctaaaatgataagaataaacaaattgaatataaaagtgtgtaaatataattgtcTTTTGCCCatatatctttttccctttccataaTATTCATAAGAATTATTGTTTGTCATGcaatttttataaaatatcttAATATTGGACAAAAAAATTGCCTGACAATGGGTGGTAAATCATAATTTTACATAATTTTAAAAGGAGTGTGATACGTTCTCTCGCGCTTTTTTGTCTTATGCTACGGACACAATGACCCTTGCAAACAGCCGCAAACACCCACCGAATGATTTTTGGCCTTCTTAAGACAACCTTATAGGAATCCAGCGACCCAAAACCCTCTTAGTAGGGCCGCCAAACTTATATCTTAGGAACAACCGAAAGAAGAACGCACGATGTTTGTGGAGTATTTAGGGTCAGGAGACCATTCCAAAACCCATTTTCCTACGTCGGCCGTAAGTATGCCACACGAACACACTAAGTTGCTCCTATGAACGGCGTACGAACGAAAATTCGTACGGCGTTAATGCGAACGCCCCTCGCCGTACGGAAGGCGGAAGTAAGGTGTCCTTAACTACATCATTTAAGGGGGGTCGCGAACAGTCTCGTACTGCCGCACTCACCAGCATCGCCGTCTTCTCTCCAGGTCCTCCTGCAGCTGCCGAAACAATACAGCGTCTACAACCGTTACATCTTCGTCCTGCAGCTGTATAAGGTGTAGTTGTAGTCTTCTCGGCACTATTACCATTTTAAAAATTACACACTTTTCACAAATTTTTTGGCAGACGTGTTGATCAAGACACAGAAATTTGGTTTGAATGGATGGCCGCCTCTTAAACAACTCGACAAAATGTGCCGAAAGCCGTAAAATCTTACCAGCGACTTAAGAGTGCCGTACGGGCACCTTACAATGGCTTTAAGTGTGCCGGAGGAAGGTTCCAAGTACATTTACGAAGAACGTAAGAATTATACGGCCACGGTACATCAGAAAATCCTCATTTTCTCAAGAATGCTTCAAGTTGCTCTTGCGAATTGAACGGCAGTCGCACCAACTTCCTAAAAAGGCCATAGGAAACTATAACCCCTTCCACGAATGTCTATGAATGTCTAGATTTCGTAGGAACTGGGAGATTCGTACGAATTCATAATTCGTTAGAACCTTTGTGACAGTTGCATTAGAGGGAGAATAGCATATGCTTTCTTCCAAAAAACAGATAGTGCCTAGATCAAATATATCTTGATTATATATGCTACAAAGATACTTCATGATTGAACAAGGGAGGCCAAACCTGAACAGACATGGAAGCCTATGGAATGTCTTCTGACGAGCGAACTATCAAGATAAAAAGGTAattagtgtgtgtatgatatgcaaAGGGAAAGGAACATATAGGCAGCAGActcttatataaaatatttaccaattctattttatttttaatatagttCATGGAAGCATTTATCCTTTAGCGAGTGTAAGCTGTAAGCAGTATGGCGTAGTAGGAATTGTGTAGGCATTTGATTTCGATTAGGAAACTGAGATAAAGAATGTCTATTTCTTTACGTACGTATTCATGcatttaattttaaatattaGAATTTGAATGCACTAGCGTCACTAGATGAAATCCCAGCTCGATAGCCTTAGGGTGGCCGCGAATTTATTCGTCCAACTGTACCTGTGCTTATTTTGTTTCGAGGTCAAGGAAAGGGTGTTGCAGAAATGACTACGTGGATTTAAGATGCCATCACTAAGAAGTATCTGGGAGCCATTGGTCTAGGTGATGTAGCTTAGACCTCTCAGATTTTACGTGCTGTGGCAAGTGTGTAACGTAACCTGTCGTTTACTCAGGGATACCAGCTTTTGAAAAAGTAGTCTTGATGACAGTTGGTAATCCGTGTACCTTCAGCTAGTCACAGTGAGCAATGGAAACCGGGAAGTTTGAACCAATCCCCCTgttaatgctaaaaaaaaaaaaaaaaaaaaaaaaaaaaaaaaaaaaaaaaaaaaaaaaaaaaaaaaaaaaaaaaaaaaaaaaaaaaaaaaaaaaaaaaaaaaaaaaaaaaaaaaaaagcaagaaaaaaaaaagcttgctaGCTTTAATGAGACAATAAATACGGCCGAGTCAGTATTAGAGAATGTGACAGCCCCACATGATTTAAATCCTAAAGTTCATGACGAATGGTGAATGTCGCTGCATCTTTACTGGATGCCACGTTTCTGCCAGCCATCTGCCTTTCGAGGAATGCAAGCCTATGATTTACAGACGAAGTGGGCGTGTTCAAGATTTAGCCACGCCTCAGTAGTAACCTTGAAGAGAAGGTATTTATTTATGATACAGCTACGGTCATGCAGATGTGGTTGCTCTAATCTGTCaacatatataagtaaagatcTAAAGTTTTTCAATTAAGCTGCAGAAGGGAAGAAATCTGCCGAAAGAAATTATATTAGTGGATGCGGCACTGAATGCGCGCCCCTGCGGGTAAATTTCCTAAATATTTACTCTTTAGGAACGAGAGCGTGCgtagacacatacatgcaacgtacatacatgtacgtacattttCACACGTAGggaatattttaaacaaaatctATTCATGAGCTATTGAGTCTTTCACGCCTGCAGGTGTTAAAATGCGTGAGGAGTCTGTAaagcagtgacacacacacacacacacacacacacacacacacacacacacacacacacacacacagacataaacacaaacacatacatatatgtgtgtgtatctgtgtattttgtcttatttcataCACACTTACAAGGATGTGAAACCACCTTCTTTCTGCTTATAGGGTTACGTTTTATCCGTAGCACCCTACGTAAACCCAGTCCGGAGAACTTACCAGGTCACTCGCCCATGCGTTGTACTCGTCAGAAAACGTCAAGGCACTGGCTGTCCCCAGCGCGCACAGCAACAGCAAGAATCTGCAGAGAAGCGCAACACATTTTCTTATCGTATATTTCTGTCCACAAACTCATATGAACAATATCGAATAAATAtcagtgaacagagagagagagagagagagagagagagagagtaaaagaagataCAAAAGGAGAAATTATGAAGCTCTGAGAAGCACTACAGGGAGAGGTCCAGATATGGTGCTGTCACAGTATCTGGACCTCTTCCCGTCAATAGTTTGAATAAATAGGAGGGGAAGTTCTTTTTTGGAATACAGGAACAAAGTCATAACCGTTTGGCAACAGAGGTCTTGTGCCAGGTCATGTTAAAAGCCTGGATTTGCAGTTTTTCCTGATTCGCAAGAAGGAAATCCACTTTTGAGAAAGCttttacgaagaaaaaaatattatgccTCCTGTCAAGTTGCCCTTGTCGTCTAAGTTTTTGCTCCCTGAGGTCATAGAGTGTTGAATGCATAAGAAACTAACAGAAACAACACAGACTTTGCTAAACTCTGTCTTCCGCACACCCTACCCTGATGCCAGTGTTATTCTTCATGTCAGGCTACCCTTGTTGTAAAAGTTTTAGGTGCCTAGAATCACAGAggacagacagtgtgtgtgtgtggatacatgtatccagacacatgtatatgaattttatatatgtatatgtgtatgtatgtatgcatgtatgtgtgtgtgtaacattataCTAAATAGATATCTGATAAGTTTACTATCCTAAATCATATACACATTCGTTACTGACAGGCGGCAAGCAAAATTTTAACCCTAAggtatatattttgaataataaaTGACGATTTCAACATATTCATAATTTCAAGCCCGTTCATATTAGGAACATGAAAAGCATATTAATGGGAAATTCAGTTAcaaacacgacatatcgccttgagaagtcaaacgcaggtgtcgtaggggaagtcaccgtcgtggcacaagtattagcgcgccaaactacggttgattaggaagggcatccaatcaggcaagattggcactgccaaatgacctctcagttgtgaattgagagagacctatgtcctgcagtggaatgaatggctgtatacaaaaaaaaaaaaaaaaaaaaatatcgatggatagatatagatagaaaggaagatatatagaaatataaataaatatagatagatagatagatatagatcgatatataaatgcatacatgcacacacacacacacacacacacacacacacacacacagacacacgcacacacgcacgcacgcatgcacgcacaaacacacacacacacacacacacacacacacacgcacgcacgcacgcacgcacacacacacacatacacacacacacacacacacatatatatatatatatatatatatatacatatatttatatatgtgtgtgcgtattgtatatatatatatatgactatatatatataattatatatatatagatataaatataataatatatatgtatatatgtgtgtatgtgtgtgtgtgtgtgtgcatgtgtatatataaatatttttttttttttatatacagccatttattccactgcaggacataggcctcacccaattcactattgagaggttatatgacagtgtcacccttgcctgattggatacgcgcaagcacttatgccacggcggtcacttcccctgtgacacctgcgtttgacttctcaaggcgatatgtcgttttctcgggctcgagccagaagtcagagcgcaggcattttttacgaccgccgcgacggggaattgaactcggaaccgcgagggtcggagtccagcgcgctaaccactggactatcgcagcagtgtatacatatatatatatatatatatatatatatatatatatatatatataatgtgtatatatatgtatatatatgtgtgtgtacatatatatgtatatgtatatatgtgtttatatatatgtatatatatatgcatgtgtgtgtgtgtgtatatatataaatataaatatatatgtgtgtgtatatatttctgtatgtatgtatgtatatatatgtatatatatatacatatacacatgtatattatatatataaacatatgaatacacacacacacatacatatatatgtatatttacacatatatacatgtatatgtatattatatgtatatgtatatgtataaataaataaataaataaacattcgtatacatacaactatatgtatatgaatatatatacatatatatatgtatatatatatgtctgtgtgtgtgtatacacacacacacacacacacacacacacacacacacacacatatatatatatatatatatatatatataatacacacaaacacacacacatatatatatatgtatatatacacatatatatgtatacatatacgtatgtatacacatacgtatgtatacacacacatatatatatatatatatatatatatattaatatatatttatgtatgtatacatataaatatatgtgtatatatatgtgtatatatatatgtatgtatatatatgtgtatacatatgtatatatatgtgtatatatatgtatatatataaatgtataaatatacacacatacacacactcatatatacatacacacatatatatatgtatatatgtatatctatatatgtaaacacacacacacacacacacatatatatatatatatatatacgtataggtgtgtgtgtgtatatatatgtatatatatatacacatatacatacatatatattatatatatatatgtatatatatatatatacatatatatataaaacagataaagCTAAAAAAGATACCTCATCTCGTATGTGATGCCAAGGTCTGTGGAGACGCAAGTGCCCAGCTGTTGCCTTTTCCGGAGCAGGTGGAGGCAAGTGTGTCCGGACAGCGACTCGGATCAAGAGTGCAGGTACGTTTAACCGGCGTCTGAGTGACCGCTGGCTATATCACCTGTCGTTTAAGCAAGGCTAGTTCTAGCAATTAATAATATCAGCCATGTTTTATCCATCTGCAGCGCTGACGTAGAGGGTATATCATTAACTATGTGGAAATGTAACAAATTTATAAGAGTTATGGATTGCATAagtcttataaatatgtatgtaccaGTGTGCgttggtgtgcatatatatatatatatatatatatatatatatatatatatgtgtgtgtgggtgtatatatatagatatatatacatatacatatacatacacacatatcaatctatctatctacctacctactcacacacacgcacacacacacacacacacacacacacacatatatatttatgtatatatatgtatatatatatgtgtgtgtgtgtgtgtgtgtgtgtgtgtaggtatataccgcattgatatagatatataacaatcctcccttacctggcctcgaacctaggccaCCCCGGGTAtaagactggagggccagtaataaaccaaccatgccatgcGACCCTCTcaaaagttttacacacactccccgtgggcacacggtggaaattgatttagaaattcgaaatcgaagtcagatatattgaggtatatatatgaaagatggaataatgcaaaattacattgatatagatatataattatcctctctgacctggcctcgaacctaggccactccgggtatgagaccggagggccagttctaaaccaaccatgccacgctgAGTAAAACTGGCAATTACATACACGTTGCTTGGTGCTTGGTACCGgcatttccaaatactcttgtcgagagatttcatgaccttgCTGCCAGGTCAGTCCGTCTATTGACCtgttggtctgacagcccggagtcatgaaggATAAGTACGAtatgcgaagctcagcttcgcccGGGGTATGCCCAtgtggggagcccggcctgtgccgactaatgccgactcgctaacgtgtgtcagctaatgctgactcggcttagtccttacccgctgtggtgcccagccacagcagtaacctccaggcgacaattgcaacttctcgcgcctgggcggggcgcgaaccgccgacccctcggatgagaggccggcacgttaccactgtaataGCCCGGAGGTTTGGAGTCATGAACAGCATTACCAAGGCATATACAGCTTTCTGTGACCTCGATGAcctcaccgcaagcacatactgactgaacaggat
This genomic interval carries:
- the LOC125025645 gene encoding uncharacterized protein DDB_G0271670-like isoform X1; translation: MRFLLLLCALGTASALTFSDEYNAWASDLTPGWIIKEVIKNGQLCHCKVAGNMTTPTTPMPTTTTSTTTSTSTTTSTSTSTSTSTTTTSTSTSTSTSTSTSTSTTTTTSTSTSTSTSTTTTSTSTSTTTTSTSTSTSTSTTTTSTSTSTSTSTSTSTTTTTSTSTSTTSTSTSTSTSTTTTSTSTSTTTTTSTSTSTTTTSTSTSTSTSTSTTSTSTSTSTSTSTTTTSTSTSTTTTTSTSTSTTTTSTSTSTSTSTSTTTTSTSTSTSTSTTTTSTSTSTTTTSTSTSTSTSTTTTSTSTSTTTTTSTSTSTTTTTSTTTPAGPIDCDAEITVSHLTVDYWSTPNYPNNYPEDITCTLTITIQSAMPALMMVNLIVDGPGAIHTSGSCSSDYINVGNGLIKDCGSLTGKSYTAPFGATTFTVVFHSSSADGGTDMGFNLKIEGFDGLMG
- the LOC125025645 gene encoding cell wall protein DAN4-like isoform X2 encodes the protein MRFLLLLCALGTASALTFSDEYNAWASDLTPGWIIKEVIKNGQLCHCKVAGNMTTPTTPMPTTTTSTTTSTSTTTSTSTSTSTSTTTTSTSTSTSTSTSTSTSTTTTTSTSTSTSTSTTTTSTSTSTTTTSTSTSTSTSTTTTSTSTSTSTSTSTSTTTTTSTSTSTTSTSTSTSTSTTTTSTSTSTTTTTSTSTSTTTTSTSTSTSTSTSTTSTSTSTSTSTSTTTTSTSTSTTTTTSTSTSTTTTSTSTSTSTSTSTTTTSTSTSTSTSTTTTSTSTSTTTTSTSTSTSTSTTTTSTSTSTTTTTTTTSTTTPAGPIDCDAEITVSHLTVDYWSTPNYPNNYPEDITCTLTITIQSAMPALMMVNLIVDGPGAIHTSGSCSSDYINVGNGLIKDCGSLTGKSYTAPFGATTFTVVFHSSSADGGTDMGFNLKIEGFDGLMG
- the LOC125025645 gene encoding uncharacterized protein DDB_G0271670-like isoform X3; this translates as MRFLLLLCALGTASALTFSDEYNAWASDLTPGWIIKEVIKNGQLCHCKVAGNMTTPTTPMPTTTTSTTTSTSTTTSTSTSTSTSTTTTSTSTSTSTSTSTSTSTTTTTSTSTSTSTSTTTTSTSTSTTTTSTSTSTSTSTTTTSTSTSTSTSTSTSTTTTTSTSTSTTSTSTSTSTSTTTTSTSTSTTTTTSTSTSTTTTSTSTSTSTSTSTTSTSTSTSTSTSTTTTSTSTSTTTTTSTSTSTTTTSTSTSTSTSTSTTTTSTSTSTSTSTTTTSTSTSTTTTSTSTSTSTSTTTTTSTTTPAGPIDCDAEITVSHLTVDYWSTPNYPNNYPEDITCTLTITIQSAMPALMMVNLIVDGPGAIHTSGSCSSDYINVGNGLIKDCGSLTGKSYTAPFGATTFTVVFHSSSADGGTDMGFNLKIEGFDGLMG
- the LOC125025645 gene encoding cell wall protein DAN4-like isoform X4, translated to MRFLLLLCALGTASALTFSDEYNAWASDLTPGWIIKEVIKNGQLCHCKVAGNMTTPTTPMPTTTTSTTTSTSTTTSTSTSTSTSTTTTSTSTSTSTSTSTSTSTTTTTSTSTSTSTSTTTTSTSTSTTTTSTSTSTSTSTTTTSTSTSTSTSTSTSTTTTTSTSTSTTSTSTSTSTSTTTTSTSTSTTTTTSTSTSTTTTSTSTSTSTSTSTTSTSTSTSTSTSTTTTSTSTSTTTTTSTSTSTTTTSTSTSTSTSTSTTTTSTSTSTSTSTTTTSTSTSTTTTTTTSTTTPAGPIDCDAEITVSHLTVDYWSTPNYPNNYPEDITCTLTITIQSAMPALMMVNLIVDGPGAIHTSGSCSSDYINVGNGLIKDCGSLTGKSYTAPFGATTFTVVFHSSSADGGTDMGFNLKIEGFDGLMG
- the LOC125025645 gene encoding cell wall protein DAN4-like isoform X5 → MRFLLLLCALGTASALTFSDEYNAWASDLTPGWIIKEVIKNGQLCHCKVAGNMTTPTTPMPTTTTSTTTSTSTTTSTSTSTSTSTTTTSTSTSTSTSTSTSTSTTTTTSTSTSTSTSTTTTSTSTSTTTTSTSTSTSTSTTTTSTSTSTSTSTSTSTTTTTSTSTSTTSTSTSTSTSTTTTSTSTSTTTTTSTSTSTTTTSTSTSTSTSTSTTSTSTSTSTSTSTTTTSTSTSTTTTTSTSTSTTTTSTSTSTSTSTSTTTTSTSTSTSTSTTTTTTTSTTTPAGPIDCDAEITVSHLTVDYWSTPNYPNNYPEDITCTLTITIQSAMPALMMVNLIVDGPGAIHTSGSCSSDYINVGNGLIKDCGSLTGKSYTAPFGATTFTVVFHSSSADGGTDMGFNLKIEGFDGLMG
- the LOC125025645 gene encoding cell wall protein DAN4-like isoform X6 produces the protein MRFLLLLCALGTASALTFSDEYNAWASDLTPGWIIKEVIKNGQLCHCKVAGNMTTPTTPMPTTTTSTTTSTSTTTSTSTSTSTSTTTTSTSTSTSTSTSTSTSTTTTTSTSTSTSTSTTTTSTSTSTTTTSTSTSTSTSTTTTSTSTSTSTSTSTSTTTTTSTSTSTTSTSTSTSTSTTTTSTSTSTTTTTSTSTSTTTTSTSTSTSTSTSTTSTSTSTSTSTSTTTTSTSTTTTSTTTPAGPIDCDAEITVSHLTVDYWSTPNYPNNYPEDITCTLTITIQSAMPALMMVNLIVDGPGAIHTSGSCSSDYINVGNGLIKDCGSLTGKSYTAPFGATTFTVVFHSSSADGGTDMGFNLKIEGFDGLMG
- the LOC125025645 gene encoding cell wall integrity and stress response component 4-like isoform X7, translating into MRFLLLLCALGTASALTFSDEYNAWASDLTPGWIIKEVIKNGQLCHCKVAGNMTTPTTPMPTTTTSTTTSTSTTTSTSTSTSTSTTTTSTSTSTSTSTSTSTSTTTTTSTSTSTSTSTTTTSTSTSTTTTSTSTSTSTSTTTTSTSTSTSTSTSTSTTTTTSTSTSTTSTSTSTSTSTTTTSTSTSTTTTTSTSTSTTTTSTSTSTSTSTSTTSTSTSTSTSTSTTTTTTTSTTTPAGPIDCDAEITVSHLTVDYWSTPNYPNNYPEDITCTLTITIQSAMPALMMVNLIVDGPGAIHTSGSCSSDYINVGNGLIKDCGSLTGKSYTAPFGATTFTVVFHSSSADGGTDMGFNLKIEGFDGLMG
- the LOC125025645 gene encoding cell wall integrity and stress response component 4-like isoform X8, which codes for MRFLLLLCALGTASALTFSDEYNAWASDLTPGWIIKEVIKNGQLCHCKVAGNMTTPTTPMPTTTTSTTTSTSTTTSTSTSTSTSTTTTSTSTSTSTSTSTSTSTTTTTSTSTSTSTSTTTTSTSTSTTTTSTSTSTSTSTTTTSTSTSTSTSTSTSTTTTTSTSTSTTSTSTSTSTSTTTTSTSTSTTTTTSTSTSTTTTTTTSTTTPAGPIDCDAEITVSHLTVDYWSTPNYPNNYPEDITCTLTITIQSAMPALMMVNLIVDGPGAIHTSGSCSSDYINVGNGLIKDCGSLTGKSYTAPFGATTFTVVFHSSSADGGTDMGFNLKIEGFDGLMG